From the genome of Impatiens glandulifera chromosome 9, dImpGla2.1, whole genome shotgun sequence, one region includes:
- the LOC124914374 gene encoding uncharacterized protein LOC124914374 has protein sequence MSNDNLKFSLCSIVEKKLLNETNFLDWEMNLRIILRSEGREDVLTTLIPTVTGTSSDEEKATSTRVKTEALPVTCLMLAAMEPELQKRFLHSDDYTIITELKMLFKNQARIERYETHTAILDSKLVKGKPVSPHVISLTGLFKRMENLGTPYDQELATDIVLRSLHDEEGSSKCQQWEGVAKKKNNNQGKGKQVAKPKGGEKPMMVADHDCFYCKGLRNKRQVKKGEIDLRVGNGASVAALTVGDLSLSLPSGLIL, from the exons ATGTCgaacgataatttgaaattctctctgtgctcaattgttgagaaaaaacTGCTCAATGAAACGAATTTCCTTGATTGGGAAATGAATCTGAGAATTATTCTCAGGTCTGAGGGACGTGAGGACGTCCTAACTACCCTTATCCCTACTGTGACCGGAACCTCATCAGATGAGGAGAAGGCAACATCAACTCGGGTGAAAACCGAAGCATTACCTGTTACTTGCCTCATGCTAGCTGCAATGGAGCCTGAATTGCAAAAGAGGTTTTTGCATTCTGATGATTATACTATCATAACTGAACTGAAAATGCTGTTTAAGAATCAGGCAAGGATAGAGCGATATGAGACTCACACGGCTATACTTGATAGCAAGCTTGTGAAGGGAAAACCAGTGAGTCCTCATGTGATTAGCCTGACTGGGCTTTTCAAGAGGATGGAAAATCTAGGGACCCCATATGACCAAGAGTTGGCCACTGATATTGTTCTTAGATCCTTACATGATG aagaaggaagttcTAAATGTCAACAATGGGAAGGGGTGGCtaagaaaaagaacaataacCAAGGGAAAGGCAAGCAAGTTGCCAAACCCAAGGGTGGTGAGAAGCCAATGATGGTTGCTGATCATGATTGTTTTTACTGCAAG ggacttagaaataaaagacaagTGAAGAAAGGAGAGATAGACCTGCGCGTTGGAAATGGAGCAAGTGTTGCTGCACTTACCGTAGGAGATTTAAGTCTATCTTTACCTTCtggtttaatattataa
- the LOC124915036 gene encoding glycine-rich protein 2-like, translating to MSAMSTEVQKSTGTVKWFSGQKGFGFIEPDNEGVEDIFVHQTEIQSDGFRTLREGQRVEFVISTGDDGRNKAVEVVVHSGGSSRGGGRGMRGSGRRGGGRSGGGRGNYEGYGGGYGKEGNRGGGDGASSVECYNCGRMGHMARDCFRRRGGGGGPGGRSFGGGGRGGGGGRGGGACYTCGEEGHFARDCPNNNQQS from the coding sequence ATGTCTGCAATGTCGACGGAAGTCCAGAAATCTACCGGAACCGTGAAGTGGTTCAGCGGCCAAAAAGGATTTGGATTCATAGAACCTGATAACGAAGGCGTAGAAGATATCTTTGTGCACCAAACAGAGATCCAATCCGATGGATTCCGTACCTTACGGGAGGGCCAACGTGTCGAATTCGTAATTAGTACCGGCGACGACGGACGGAACAAGGCCGTCGAGGTCGTGGTTCACTCTGGCGGTTCCTCCCGCGGTGGTGGACGCGGTATGCGAGGCAGTGGGCGTCGCGGCGGCGGAAGGAGTGGAGGAGGAAGGGGAAATTATGAAGGATACGGTGGCGGTTATGGGAAGGAAGGAAATAGAGGCGGGGGTGATGGCGCAAGTAGTGTAGAGTGTTATAATTGCGGCCGGATGGGTCATATGGCGAGAGATTGTTTCAggagaagaggaggaggaggaggcccTGGTGGGAGATCTTTTGGTGGTGGCGGCCGTGGCGGCGGCGGTGGACGTGGCGGCGGTGCTTGTTATACTTGTGGGGAAGAGGGCCATTTTGCAAGAGACTGTCCCAATAACAACCAGCAGAGTTGA